From Pseudobythopirellula maris:
CGGCGATCGAGTCGACCGCTCCCACCTCGTGGAAGTGGACTTTCTCGATCGTGGTCCCATGAGCCCGCGCCTCGGCCTCGCCCAGCCGGGTGAAGATCGCCGTGGCGAGCTCCTGCTGGCGCGGCGTGAGCGCGCTGCCGTCGATCATCGCCGTGATGTGGTGCAGGTGGCGATGGGCCTGCTCCGGCTCGTGCTGCACGGTGACCTGCGTCGCCCGGAATCCGCGTTTCTTAACCTCCGCGGCCACGAGTTGGCAACTCGGCAACCCGAGCGAGTCGACGCCCGATTGGATGGCGGCCAAGTCGACGCCGGCGTCGACCAAGGCGCCGAGGGTCATGTCGCCGCTGATGCCGCTCGCGCAGTCGAGGTAAGCGATTCGCATGCTAGCAGTGGGGAGGGGTGAGGATTCAGGGGGCGGAGGTCAGCGAGCCGTTCAATATAACGGGACAGGCTGCTGGCGACACGGAGGGCAAAATAGCCGCCGAGCTACGCTCGCCGGGAAGAATCGCCGGAAAGTATCGCAGCCTGTGGCGTGGTCCGACGAGCGTAGCTCGTCGGCTATGTGCCCTCCGGTGAGGCTGGGTCTTGCTTGCCGCGTTGACGCTCAAGGTTGCCGCGATGACGCACGTGCTTGCCGCGTTGACGCACAGGGCCTGTTTATCCTACTCTCCGCGCAATGCCCGCCACGCTTGTCACGCCGCCGAACGAGACGACGCCCGTCGAGGCGCCCGCTGCGCGCGCGGGGCGGCTGCGGGTGCTGTTCGTCACCACGCCGCAGCGGCCGGGCGACTGGCTCGCCGAGGCGTTTGCGAGCGAGGGCGCCGGCAACGTGGGGGTCGAACAGGCGGTGGGCGTCACGTCCGCCGTCGGCCGGCTCCGCGACCGGCCGTTCGACGCGGTGCTGGCCACCCACCAACCGGGCGAGCTCGACGCCAGCGAGCTGTCCCGGGCGATCCGGGCGATCGGCTGCCTTGCGCCGGTCGTCGTGCTGGGCGACGCGTCGCCCGCCGAGGCGGAGGCCGACTTGTGCGCCGCCGGCGCCGACGCCTACTGCTGGGTCGCGCAAACCACGCCCCGCACGCTGCTGTGGGCGATGTCGCGGGCGATCGAGTCGCGACGCCTGCGCCGCGAGAACCAACAGCTGCGACAAGCCGAACGGCGTCGCCTGGCGCTCGAGCACAGCGAGGCCGACCGCCTGCTTGCCGAGCAGCGTCAGTTGATCGACAGCCTCGAGATGCTGGGCCAGCCCTCGGTGGTCGAGTGCGAGGCAAACGACCCAATCGCGACGAACGGCGACCTCGACCCACGGCTAGTCGAACGCTACCGCGAGCTGCTGCGGGCCTACGCGATCATGGGATCGAGCGGCATGGCGGACGAGATGGCCGACCTGGCCGAGCGTTTTGCCGGGCTCGGACTCTCGCCGCGCCGGGCGGTGGCGTTGCACCTTGGGGTGCTGGAGGAAATGGTCGCGGGTCTTGGCTCGCGGAGCGCCCGCCACGTGATGGGCCGCGCCGATCTGCTGGCGCTCGACCTGACGGTCCACTTGGCGGAGGCGTACCGGGGGCGTTACCTTGACCGCACGCACCCGCCCAGGCAGCTCCCGCTGCCCGGATTCGACGCGGGCGACTTGCCCCCCGATCCCCCGCCCACGCCCGCCGATGCCCACGGATACGCCCCCCTCTAGCGATCAAACGACCACCGTGGCCGAGCTGCGTGAGCTTGTCGACGAGTTCGTCGCCGAGCGCGAATGGTCGTGCTACCACTCGCCTAAGAATTTAGCGATGTCGATCGCCATCGAGGCGGCCGAGCTGATGGAGCACTTCCAGTGGATCGGCGACGACGAGTCGCGCGCCGTAGCCGACGACCCGCAACGACGGGCCGCCGCCGGCGAGGAGCTGGCCGATGTGATCGGCTACGCCCTGGCGATGTCCAACGCGCTGGGCCTCGACCTGTCGGAGACTATCCGCGACAAGATGCGGAAGAACCACGCGAAGTACCCCGCCGAGGTCTACCGCGGACGCCCCAGCTACGAGCGACCGAACGGCAAACAACCGCCGGCTGGTGGCTGAAGTCTCTCACGGCGCATAAAAAACCCCCGACCAACCTTGGCGGGGGTTTTTTAGTTGGTTTGTCGTGGCATGAGGCTTTCCGCAGCCCCGACCAAGCCTAGCCGAGCCGAACAGGCCCCGCTGCACTCACCCAGCGAGCCGGCGGTACCCGCCATCCATCATCGAGTGGCTCTTCGTCTCGTGCGTGAGCTGCATCAGGTAGGCGTCTTCGGGCGAATCGTCGTAGTAGTCGCGGAGCACGTCGACCGCCACGAAACCGCTCTGCCGGAAGAACAGCTGGGCGTCGAGATTCGTCTCACGCACCTCGAGCGTGATCTTCGTGCGGCGTTGGCTCGAGAGCTTGCCGACGAGCTTGCGGATCATCTGGTCGCCGACCGCGCGACGGCGGACGTTCGGAGCCACGGCGAAATTCAGCAAGTGCAGCCTTGTCTTGTGCAACTCGTAAATCATGAAGCCCACGACCCGGTCGCCCTGCTCGGCGACCATGCCGATGCAGTTGCGTTGCCGCAGGCTGCGGATGAAGTCTTCTTCCAGCCACGGGAATTCAAAACTCAGGCGCTCGATGTCGAGCACCTCGGTCATGTCGCGGCGGATCATCCAACGGATATGGACACGGAGCTTCGTGCTCATCGTCATCGCCATGCTTGGCTCCTGGATCACTCATCCCGACAGGCGTTCCCGTCGGTCGTTCACGTAAATCGACAAGTCCCCGTCGGTCGCCCCCGAGGGGGGTCTCTTCGGGTGATGGGGGCAGGCTAACAGACCACGAAAACCCCGCCAAGCGAAGAATTTACAAGCGCCGATTCCTTGGCCGATTGGCCTGGACACCCCCCGCAGCTAGCGTCCTGCCCAGGGAACGCTGGCGCGGTTTGCGAGGCTCCTGACGGCTGTGCGGCGCGAGTTTGTGGCGAGGTTTGCCGCGAAGGCAAAGCACGACGGTTTTGGCGGGGTATTGTTTCTTGCCCCATTGCGCGCGTCGCCTCGACCGGCGCCGTTGGGGCCGCCACTCTACTCCCGCCAATCACTCCCCCCCCGATGGCAGCCCCCCCCCATGCCCAGCGGCGTCGTCACCACCGAAGCCCAGCTCGAAGAGGCGAAACGCGACTATCGCCTGATCAAGCGACTGCTGGTAGCGATGCTCGTGGCGAGCTGCGCCGTGCCGTTGACGCTCAACCTGGTCGACCCCGACCTGTGGGGCCACGTGCGCTACGCCCAAGACGCGATGCGCGAGGGGCGGCTGCCGGAGCACGCCACCCACACGTTCACCGCTGCGAACCACCCGTGGATCAACCACGAGATCTTGGCCGAGTTCGCCCTGGCGTTCGGCTACCAAGGGCTTGGCGTTTATGGCCTGCTCGCCGCCAAGCTGGCGCTCGGCATGGGCGTGCTGTGGCTCGCCTGGCGCCTGGCGGCACGGAAGGGCGTTCGCCCGATCGCCTGCTGGACTCTGCTGCTGCTAGTGGCGACCAACCTGCAACCTTTCTGGATCTTGCGCCCGCAGCTGCTGAGCTTCGTCGCCTGCGCGGCGATGCTCGCCCTGCTCGACCGGGCGTTCTCGGGAGATACAATCCGCTGGCGCTGGCTCGCTGGGCTGCCGCTGCTGATGGCCCTGTGGGTCAACTCGCACGGGGCGTTCGTCGCGGGGCTCGGAATCGCGGTCGTCTACCTGGTGGGCAAGGCGATCGAGTTGCTGGTGGCGAGCCGTGCGGCGTGGCGACCGGCGGCGGGGCTCGCGGCGTTAGCCGCCTTGTGCGTTGCCGCGACGCTCGTCAATCCGTACGGCCTGGAGATGTGGCGTTGGCTCGCCGATTCGCTCGGCACGCCGCGGCCGGAGATCACCGAGTGGCGCCCGCCACGCTGGGGCGGCCCGACTTTCGGGCCCTTCGTCACGCTCGTCGTTGTCGCCACAGCCGTGCTCATCGCGAGCAAAGCGCGGCGTGACTGGACCAATCTCGTGGTGCTCGCGCTCGTCGGCTGGCAGGCGTCTGAGCACCTGCGGCACATCGCGTTCTTCGCTCTGCTGTGCGCTTTCTGGCTGCCGGTGCATGTGCAGTCGGTCGCCACGCGGCTGCGCGCCAAGGCGGCCGAGGGGCTGCCCGTCGTGGGGCTGAGCCGGTGGGCGATGGCGGTCGCCGTCGTGGCGATGTCCGGCGCGTTCGCGCTGAAGGGCGTGACGGTAGGCGACCGGCTCTCGCTGTTCACCGTCAGCTGCGCCCAATACCCGGTCGACGCGCTCGACTACATGCACCAGGAGCGGCTGCGCGGCAAGCTGGTGGTCTGCTTCAACTGGGCCCAGTACGCCATCGCGGCGCTCGCGCCCGAGGTGACCGTGTCGTTCGACGGGCGGTTCCGCACCTGCTACCCGCAGGAGGTGGTCGACATGAACATGGATTTCTTGCTCGGCGACGAGACCGGCCCACGCTGGCGGTCGCCCGACTCGGGGCCGATCGATCCGTCACGCGTGCTCGAGTACGGCGAGCCCGACTACGTGCTTGTCGACCGGCATTACAAGACGCCGAGCCGGCTGATGGCCGAAGAGTCGGAAAAGCCCGACGGCCAGTGGTCGCTCGTCTACCAAGACGGCGTCGCCCAGCTGTGGGGCCGCAAATCGGTAGTCGACGCCCCCGAGAGCACGCAATTCGTACCGGCCGACCGGCGGATCGTCCACAACGAGGTCTCGCCGCTGGGCGCCACCTGGCCGGCGTTGCCGCGCCGTCTCACGCCGAGCCGTGACGAGACGATCAAGACGGTGGCTCAACGCACCGCCGACTTCGAAAACAACACGCCCGAAAGCGACAGGTGAACCGCATGGCTACGACCGAAGAAGAGCTGTTGGCCCGCACCGCGCCGCCCGCTAATCCCATGGCCGCCAATCCCACGGCCGCTGGCGTCGACGCGCAAGAGCGTCAGCAGGCGATGATGGACCGCATCAACGCCACGCTGGCCGAGGCCGACGCGGCGATCGACGAGCACCACCAGGCCGAGGCCGCGCTGGCTGACAAGCTGGCGAACGAGCCGGCCCCGAAGACCCGGTTGATGGTGTCGGTTCTGATGCCGGTGTTCAACGAGCGGGGGACGATCCGCGAGATCATCGAGCGGGTCCGTCGCCAGGGGCTGCACCACGAGCTGGTGATCGTCGACGACTGCAGCACCGACGGCACGCGCGACCTCTTGATCGAGCTCGAGCAGGAGTTCGAAGACGTCCACGTCGTGCTGCACGGCTACAACAAGGGCAAGGGCGCGGCGCTCAAGACGGCGATGTGGGCCGCCGACGGCGACACGTTCCTCATCCAAGACGCCGACCTCGAGTACAACCCCGCCGACTACGCCCGGCTGATCGCGCCGATCGAGCGAGGCGAGGCCGACGTGGTCTACGGCTCGAGGTTCCTCGAGAACGCCGCCGAGCAGGACCCCTCATGGTTGCACCGCTTCGGCAACGGCATGCTCACGCGGATGTCGAACCTGACGACCGGCCTCGCGCTGACCGACATGGAGACCTGCTACAAGGTCATCCGTCGCGACAGCCTCCGCGGCATGGTGCTGCGAGAGAAGCGGTTCGGCT
This genomic window contains:
- the rimI gene encoding ribosomal protein S18-alanine N-acetyltransferase, with the translated sequence MAMTMSTKLRVHIRWMIRRDMTEVLDIERLSFEFPWLEEDFIRSLRQRNCIGMVAEQGDRVVGFMIYELHKTRLHLLNFAVAPNVRRRAVGDQMIRKLVGKLSSQRRTKITLEVRETNLDAQLFFRQSGFVAVDVLRDYYDDSPEDAYLMQLTHETKSHSMMDGGYRRLAG
- a CDS encoding glycosyltransferase family 2 protein translates to MATTEEELLARTAPPANPMAANPTAAGVDAQERQQAMMDRINATLAEADAAIDEHHQAEAALADKLANEPAPKTRLMVSVLMPVFNERGTIREIIERVRRQGLHHELVIVDDCSTDGTRDLLIELEQEFEDVHVVLHGYNKGKGAALKTAMWAADGDTFLIQDADLEYNPADYARLIAPIERGEADVVYGSRFLENAAEQDPSWLHRFGNGMLTRMSNLTTGLALTDMETCYKVIRRDSLRGMVLREKRFGFEPEITAKLARRGSRVVEAPIAYHGRGWEEGKKIGLRDAFRAVWCILRYAWVD
- a CDS encoding nucleotide pyrophosphohydrolase, whose protein sequence is MPTDTPPSSDQTTTVAELRELVDEFVAEREWSCYHSPKNLAMSIAIEAAELMEHFQWIGDDESRAVADDPQRRAAAGEELADVIGYALAMSNALGLDLSETIRDKMRKNHAKYPAEVYRGRPSYERPNGKQPPAGG